Proteins found in one Primulina eburnea isolate SZY01 chromosome 16, ASM2296580v1, whole genome shotgun sequence genomic segment:
- the LOC140817545 gene encoding boron transporter 4-like isoform X3, whose protein sequence is MLQKGLDRYMWIGILAPTAYIFFASALPVIAFGEQLSRETEGSLSPAETLASTAICGVIHAIFGGQPLLILGVAEPTIIMYTYLYNFAKNSIGRELYLAWAGWVCVWTALILFLLAIFNACSIIKRFTRVAGELFGMLITVLFIQEAIKGLVSEFFIPKGENSTGENYQFQWLYANGLLGIIFSFGLLITALMSRKARSWRYGTGCFRSFIADYGVPLMVVVWTLLSYSVPGEVPSGVPRRLFCPLPWESKSLYHWTVAKDMGKIPVGYILAALIPAVMIAGLYFFDHSVASQMAQQKEFNLKNPSAYHYDIFLLGVMTLICGLLGLPPSNGVLPQSPMHTRSLAVLKKQLIRKKMVKSVKECMKQQATQSEIYGRLHTVFIEMDTAPCPHTVDRELANLKNAVMQHEDEGDDNSKFDPEKCIDLHLPVRVNEQRVSNLLQSMLVGFAVCIMPVIKMIPTSVLWGYFAYMAIDSLPGNQFWERIQLLFVPPGRRFKIIEGFHASYVESVPFKYIFMFTLFQFAYLLMCFGITWIPIAGILFPLPFFLLISIREHILPKVFPPNYLQELDAAEYEEIVGHSFRARSLSLRDRVSPDTDEEEADVCPDVSSAEILDEMTTHRGELKHRSVSFNGRQLQVFPEEDSPGML, encoded by the exons ATGCTACAAAAAGGACTGGATCGATACATGTGGATCGG GATTCTGGCTCCAACGGCATATATTTTCTTTGCCTCGGCTCTCCCTGTAATTGCCTTTGGGGAGCAATTGAGTAGGGAAACAG AGGGAAGCTTGAGTCCTGCTGAGACTCTCGCTTCTACTGCTATCTGCGGCGTCATCCACGCGATTTTTGGTGGACAGCCATTGTTGATTTTAGGAGTTGCAGAACCAACCATTATAATGTACACTTATTTGTACAATTTTGCCAAGAACAGCATTGGGAGGGAGCTGTACTTAGCCTGGGCCGGATG GGTCTGTGTCTGGACAGCTTTGATTCTCTTCCTTCTTGCTATATTCAATGCTTGCTCTATAATTAAGCGATTTACGAGGGTGGCTGGTGAACTTTTTGGCATGTTGATCACTGTTTTATTCATCCAAGAGGCCATCAAG GGTTTGGTGAGTGAATTTTTCATCCCAAAAGGCGAAAATTCTACTGGAGAAAACTACCAATTTCAATGGCTCTACGCAAATGGCTTGCTAGGGATAATTTTTTCTTTTGGCCTACTTATCACTGCCCTAATGAGCAGAAAAGCTCGGTCCTGGCGTTACGGTACAG GCTGCTTTCGGAGTTTTATTGCAGATTATGGGGTTCCATTGATGGTAGTGGTGTGGACTTTATTATCTTATAGCGTACCGGGTGAAGTCCCCTCTGGAGTTCCAAGGAGACTCTTTTGTCCTCTTCCCTGGGAATCCAAATCACTCTATCACTGGACAGTGGCTAAG GACATGGGAAAGATTCCTGTGGGATATATTTTAGCTGCCCTGATACCAGCTGTGATGATTGCCGGTCTATACTTTTTCGATCACAGTGTAGCTTCACAGATGGCTCAACAGAAGGAATTCAACCTCAAAAATCCGTCTGCCTACCATTACGATATCTTTTTACTAGGAGTCATG ACTTTGATTTGCGGTTTGCTTGGACTTCCTCCTTCAAATGGCGTCCTCCCTCAATCACCTATGCATACTAGGAGTCTTGCTGTTCTCAAGAAACAG TTGATTCGGAAGAAAATGGTGAAGAGTGTAAAAGAATGCATGAAACAGCAGGCAACCCAGTCAGAGATCTATGGTCGACTGCATACTGTTTTCATTGAAATGGATACTGCTCCTTGT CCGCATACTGTAGATAGAGAATTGGCAAACTTGAAGAATGCTGTCATGCAACATGAAGATGAAGGAGATGACAACAGTAAATTTGACCCGGAAAAGTGTATTGATCTTCATCTCCCTGTTCGAGTAAACGAGCAAAGAGTCAGCAACTTGCTGCAGTCGATGCTCGTTGGATTTGCTGTATGTATTATGCCTGTGATCAAGATGATACCTACCTCTGTTCTATGGGGATATTTCGCCTACATGGCTATTGATAGCCTTCCTGGAAATCAATTTTGGGAGAGAATCCAGCTTCTCTTCGTTCCGCCAGGTCGACGTTTCAA AATCATTGAAGGGTTCCATGCTTCATATGTGGAGTCAGTACCGTTCAAGTACATCTTCATGTTTACGCTCTTTCAGTTTGCGTATCTCTTGATGTGCTTTGGGATAACATGGATACCGATTGCTGGAATTCTGTTTCCACTTCCGTTCTTCCTTCTGATAAGTATACGAGAACACATTCTCCCCAAGGTGTTTCCACCTAATTATCTCCAAGAACTAGATGCAGCAGAATATGAAGAAATTGTCGGTCATTCATTTAGAGCAAGGAGTCTATCTCTCAGG GATAGAGTATCACCAGATACAGATGAAGAAGAAGCAGATGTTTGTCCTGATGTATCTTCTGCTGAGATATTGGATGAAATGACGACTCATAGAGGTGAACTGAAGCATAGGTCTGTGAGCTTCAACGGAAGACAGTTACAG GTTTTTCCAGAAGAAGATTCTCCAGGGATGTTATAA
- the LOC140817545 gene encoding boron transporter 4-like isoform X2, which yields MQNTMDHLKTPFKGVTNDIRGRLTCYKKDWIDTCGSGARILAPTAYIFFASALPVIAFGEQLSRETEGSLSPAETLASTAICGVIHAIFGGQPLLILGVAEPTIIMYTYLYNFAKNSIGRELYLAWAGWVCVWTALILFLLAIFNACSIIKRFTRVAGELFGMLITVLFIQEAIKGLVSEFFIPKGENSTGENYQFQWLYANGLLGIIFSFGLLITALMSRKARSWRYGTGCFRSFIADYGVPLMVVVWTLLSYSVPGEVPSGVPRRLFCPLPWESKSLYHWTVAKDMGKIPVGYILAALIPAVMIAGLYFFDHSVASQMAQQKEFNLKNPSAYHYDIFLLGVMTLICGLLGLPPSNGVLPQSPMHTRSLAVLKKQLIRKKMVKSVKECMKQQATQSEIYGRLHTVFIEMDTAPCPHTVDRELANLKNAVMQHEDEGDDNSKFDPEKCIDLHLPVRVNEQRVSNLLQSMLVGFAVCIMPVIKMIPTSVLWGYFAYMAIDSLPGNQFWERIQLLFVPPGRRFKIIEGFHASYVESVPFKYIFMFTLFQFAYLLMCFGITWIPIAGILFPLPFFLLISIREHILPKVFPPNYLQELDAAEYEEIVGHSFRARSLSLRDRVSPDTDEEEADVCPDVSSAEILDEMTTHRGELKHRSVSFNGRQLQVFPEEDSPGML from the exons ATGCAGAACACAATGGATCATTTAAAGACTCCATTCAAGGGAGTCACAAATGACATTAGAGGAAGGTTGACATGCTACAAAAAGGACTGGATCGATACATGTGGATCGGGTGCGAG GATTCTGGCTCCAACGGCATATATTTTCTTTGCCTCGGCTCTCCCTGTAATTGCCTTTGGGGAGCAATTGAGTAGGGAAACAG AGGGAAGCTTGAGTCCTGCTGAGACTCTCGCTTCTACTGCTATCTGCGGCGTCATCCACGCGATTTTTGGTGGACAGCCATTGTTGATTTTAGGAGTTGCAGAACCAACCATTATAATGTACACTTATTTGTACAATTTTGCCAAGAACAGCATTGGGAGGGAGCTGTACTTAGCCTGGGCCGGATG GGTCTGTGTCTGGACAGCTTTGATTCTCTTCCTTCTTGCTATATTCAATGCTTGCTCTATAATTAAGCGATTTACGAGGGTGGCTGGTGAACTTTTTGGCATGTTGATCACTGTTTTATTCATCCAAGAGGCCATCAAG GGTTTGGTGAGTGAATTTTTCATCCCAAAAGGCGAAAATTCTACTGGAGAAAACTACCAATTTCAATGGCTCTACGCAAATGGCTTGCTAGGGATAATTTTTTCTTTTGGCCTACTTATCACTGCCCTAATGAGCAGAAAAGCTCGGTCCTGGCGTTACGGTACAG GCTGCTTTCGGAGTTTTATTGCAGATTATGGGGTTCCATTGATGGTAGTGGTGTGGACTTTATTATCTTATAGCGTACCGGGTGAAGTCCCCTCTGGAGTTCCAAGGAGACTCTTTTGTCCTCTTCCCTGGGAATCCAAATCACTCTATCACTGGACAGTGGCTAAG GACATGGGAAAGATTCCTGTGGGATATATTTTAGCTGCCCTGATACCAGCTGTGATGATTGCCGGTCTATACTTTTTCGATCACAGTGTAGCTTCACAGATGGCTCAACAGAAGGAATTCAACCTCAAAAATCCGTCTGCCTACCATTACGATATCTTTTTACTAGGAGTCATG ACTTTGATTTGCGGTTTGCTTGGACTTCCTCCTTCAAATGGCGTCCTCCCTCAATCACCTATGCATACTAGGAGTCTTGCTGTTCTCAAGAAACAG TTGATTCGGAAGAAAATGGTGAAGAGTGTAAAAGAATGCATGAAACAGCAGGCAACCCAGTCAGAGATCTATGGTCGACTGCATACTGTTTTCATTGAAATGGATACTGCTCCTTGT CCGCATACTGTAGATAGAGAATTGGCAAACTTGAAGAATGCTGTCATGCAACATGAAGATGAAGGAGATGACAACAGTAAATTTGACCCGGAAAAGTGTATTGATCTTCATCTCCCTGTTCGAGTAAACGAGCAAAGAGTCAGCAACTTGCTGCAGTCGATGCTCGTTGGATTTGCTGTATGTATTATGCCTGTGATCAAGATGATACCTACCTCTGTTCTATGGGGATATTTCGCCTACATGGCTATTGATAGCCTTCCTGGAAATCAATTTTGGGAGAGAATCCAGCTTCTCTTCGTTCCGCCAGGTCGACGTTTCAA AATCATTGAAGGGTTCCATGCTTCATATGTGGAGTCAGTACCGTTCAAGTACATCTTCATGTTTACGCTCTTTCAGTTTGCGTATCTCTTGATGTGCTTTGGGATAACATGGATACCGATTGCTGGAATTCTGTTTCCACTTCCGTTCTTCCTTCTGATAAGTATACGAGAACACATTCTCCCCAAGGTGTTTCCACCTAATTATCTCCAAGAACTAGATGCAGCAGAATATGAAGAAATTGTCGGTCATTCATTTAGAGCAAGGAGTCTATCTCTCAGG GATAGAGTATCACCAGATACAGATGAAGAAGAAGCAGATGTTTGTCCTGATGTATCTTCTGCTGAGATATTGGATGAAATGACGACTCATAGAGGTGAACTGAAGCATAGGTCTGTGAGCTTCAACGGAAGACAGTTACAG GTTTTTCCAGAAGAAGATTCTCCAGGGATGTTATAA
- the LOC140817545 gene encoding boron transporter 4-like isoform X1 yields MYTYLYNFAKNSIGRELYLAWAGWVCVWTALILFLLAIFNACSIIKRFTRVAGELFGMLITVLFIQEAIKGLVSEFFIPKGENSTGENYQFQWLYANGLLGIIFSFGLLITALMSRKARSWRYGTGCFRSFIADYGVPLMVVVWTLLSYSVPGEVPSGVPRRLFCPLPWESKSLYHWTVAKDMGKIPVGYILAALIPAVMIAGLYFFDHSVASQMAQQKEFNLKNPSAYHYDIFLLGVMTLICGLLGLPPSNGVLPQSPMHTRSLAVLKKQLIRKKMVKSVKECMKQQATQSEIYGRLHTVFIEMDTAPCPHTVDRELANLKNAVMQHEDEGDDNSKFDPEKCIDLHLPVRVNEQRVSNLLQSMLVGFAVCIMPVIKMIPTSVLWGYFAYMAIDSLPGNQFWERIQLLFVPPGRRFKIIEGFHASYVESVPFKYIFMFTLFQFAYLLMCFGITWIPIAGILFPLPFFLLISIREHILPKVFPPNYLQELDAAEYEEIVGHSFRARSLSLRVRLSFLYEEEADVCPDVSSAEILDEMTTHRGELKHRSVSFNGRQLQVFPEEDSPGML; encoded by the exons ATGTACACTTATTTGTACAATTTTGCCAAGAACAGCATTGGGAGGGAGCTGTACTTAGCCTGGGCCGGATG GGTCTGTGTCTGGACAGCTTTGATTCTCTTCCTTCTTGCTATATTCAATGCTTGCTCTATAATTAAGCGATTTACGAGGGTGGCTGGTGAACTTTTTGGCATGTTGATCACTGTTTTATTCATCCAAGAGGCCATCAAG GGTTTGGTGAGTGAATTTTTCATCCCAAAAGGCGAAAATTCTACTGGAGAAAACTACCAATTTCAATGGCTCTACGCAAATGGCTTGCTAGGGATAATTTTTTCTTTTGGCCTACTTATCACTGCCCTAATGAGCAGAAAAGCTCGGTCCTGGCGTTACGGTACAG GCTGCTTTCGGAGTTTTATTGCAGATTATGGGGTTCCATTGATGGTAGTGGTGTGGACTTTATTATCTTATAGCGTACCGGGTGAAGTCCCCTCTGGAGTTCCAAGGAGACTCTTTTGTCCTCTTCCCTGGGAATCCAAATCACTCTATCACTGGACAGTGGCTAAG GACATGGGAAAGATTCCTGTGGGATATATTTTAGCTGCCCTGATACCAGCTGTGATGATTGCCGGTCTATACTTTTTCGATCACAGTGTAGCTTCACAGATGGCTCAACAGAAGGAATTCAACCTCAAAAATCCGTCTGCCTACCATTACGATATCTTTTTACTAGGAGTCATG ACTTTGATTTGCGGTTTGCTTGGACTTCCTCCTTCAAATGGCGTCCTCCCTCAATCACCTATGCATACTAGGAGTCTTGCTGTTCTCAAGAAACAG TTGATTCGGAAGAAAATGGTGAAGAGTGTAAAAGAATGCATGAAACAGCAGGCAACCCAGTCAGAGATCTATGGTCGACTGCATACTGTTTTCATTGAAATGGATACTGCTCCTTGT CCGCATACTGTAGATAGAGAATTGGCAAACTTGAAGAATGCTGTCATGCAACATGAAGATGAAGGAGATGACAACAGTAAATTTGACCCGGAAAAGTGTATTGATCTTCATCTCCCTGTTCGAGTAAACGAGCAAAGAGTCAGCAACTTGCTGCAGTCGATGCTCGTTGGATTTGCTGTATGTATTATGCCTGTGATCAAGATGATACCTACCTCTGTTCTATGGGGATATTTCGCCTACATGGCTATTGATAGCCTTCCTGGAAATCAATTTTGGGAGAGAATCCAGCTTCTCTTCGTTCCGCCAGGTCGACGTTTCAA AATCATTGAAGGGTTCCATGCTTCATATGTGGAGTCAGTACCGTTCAAGTACATCTTCATGTTTACGCTCTTTCAGTTTGCGTATCTCTTGATGTGCTTTGGGATAACATGGATACCGATTGCTGGAATTCTGTTTCCACTTCCGTTCTTCCTTCTGATAAGTATACGAGAACACATTCTCCCCAAGGTGTTTCCACCTAATTATCTCCAAGAACTAGATGCAGCAGAATATGAAGAAATTGTCGGTCATTCATTTAGAGCAAGGAGTCTATCTCTCAGGGTACGTCTTTCTTTTCTTT ATGAAGAAGAAGCAGATGTTTGTCCTGATGTATCTTCTGCTGAGATATTGGATGAAATGACGACTCATAGAGGTGAACTGAAGCATAGGTCTGTGAGCTTCAACGGAAGACAGTTACAG GTTTTTCCAGAAGAAGATTCTCCAGGGATGTTATAA
- the LOC140816924 gene encoding EG45-like domain containing protein — translation MSQSNFCHFRMYNLLVIWLSGLLLLLLSHHVRLCGADVGTASVYYQPYTPTACYGDDFSQFPTSGLFAAVGEGLWDNSAACGRQYLVRCISAVVPGTCIPGSQIQIKIVDRAQTSVSRPSYDGTGLVLSNVAFEALAIPNPEVSYLNVEFLQI, via the exons ATGTCTCAATCAAATTTCTGCCATTTTAGGATGTATAATCTCCTCGTGATATGGCTCTCCggcctcctcctcctcctcctcagcCACCATGTTCGGCTCTGCGGTGCCGACGTCGGAACAGCCAGCGTGTATTACCAACCGTACACTC CCACCGCATGCTACGGCGATGACTTCTCTCAGTTCCCGACCAGCGGCCTTTTCGCCGCTGTGGGAGAGGGGTTGTGGGATAACAGCGCCGCCTGTGGGCGGCAGTATTTGGTGAGATGCATCAGCGCAGTCGTGCCGGGGACTTGCATCCCGGGCAGCCAGATACAGATCAAGATCGTGGATCGGGCTCAAACATCGGTTTCCAGGCCCAGTTATGATGGAACGGGCCTTGTGTTGTCCAATGTAGCTTTCGAGGCGCTCGCAATCCCCAATCCAGAGGTCTCGTACTTGAATGTCGAGTTTCTTCA GATTTGA
- the LOC140816602 gene encoding T-complex protein 1 subunit eta-like — protein sequence MASMLQPQIILLKEGTDTSQGKPQLISNINACMAVADVVRTTLGPRGMDKLIHDEKGNTTISNDGATIMKLLDIVHPAAKILVDIAKSQDSEVGDGTTTVVLLAGEFMKEAKPFIEDGVHPQNLIRSYRSACHSAIEKIKELAVSIEGKSLIEKKSLLAKCAATTLSSKLIGGEKEFFASMVVDAVIAIGNDDRLSMIGIKKVPGGTMRDSFLVNGVAFKKTFSYAGFEQQPKKFLNPKILLLNIELELKSEKENAEIRLSDPLQYQSIVDAEWNIIYDKLDKCVESGAKIVLSRLAIGDLATQYFADRDIFCAGRVTEEDLLRVAAATGGTVQTTVNNIIDEVLGSCEVFEEKQVGNERFNIFSGCPSGQTATIVLRGGADQFIEEAERSLHDAIMIVRRAMRNSTVVAGGGAIDMEISRYLRQHARTIAGKSQLFINSYAKALEIIPRQLCDNAGFDATDVLNKLRQKHALPSDEGALYGVDINTGGITDSFANFVWEPAVVKINAINAATEAACLILSVDETVKNPKSESAQGDAAASAMGGRGRGGAAFRGRGRGMRRR from the exons ATGGCATCCATGTTG CAACCTCAGATCATACTTCTGAAGGAAGGGACTGATACATCTCAGGGGAAGCCACAGTTAATAAGCAACATAAATGCTTGCATGGCCGTCGCTGATGTTGTGAGGACCACTCTTGGTCCAAGGGGCATGGACAAGTTGATCCACGATGAGAAGGGAAACACCACCATTTCAAATGACGGTGCCACTATAATGAAGCTTCTTGACATTGTACATCCTGCTGCCAAGATTCTCGTAGATATTGCCAAGTCTCAAGATTCCGAG GTTGGTGATGGAACCACGACTGTAGTTTTACTTGCTGGAGAGTTCATGAAGGAAGCCAAGCCATTTATCGAAGATGGAGTTCATCCTCAAAACCTTATTCGGAGTTACCGCTCAGCTTGCCATTCG GCCATTGAGAAGATCAAAGAATTGGCTGTTAGCATAGAGGGGAAAAGTTTAATAGAAAAGAAAAGTTTACTGGCTAAATGTGCCGCTACAACGCTATCTTCTAAGCTTATTGGTGGTGAAAAGGAGTTTTTTGCGTCCATGGTGGTAGATGCTGTCATTGCCATTGGAAATGATGATAGGCTCAGTATGATAGGAATTAAGAAG GTTCCTGGAGGTACAATGAGAGATTCTTTTCTTGTGAATGGTGTTGCCTTCAAAAAGACATTCTCATATGCTGGTTTTGAGCAGCAACCAAAGAAATTTTTAAATCCCAAGATACTTTTGTTAAACATAGAACTGGAGCTAAAATCAGAGAAAGAAAATGCAGAGATAAG GTTGTCAGATCCATTACAGTATCAGTCAATTGTAGACGCTGAGTGGAATATCATTTATGACAAATTGGACAAGTGCGTGGAGAGCGGAGCCAAAATTGTTTTGTCAAGGCTTGCTATTGGTGATCTGGCAACACAG TATTTTGCAGATCGTGATATATTTTGTGCTGGTCGTGTAACCGAAGAAGATTTGCTAAGGGTTGCTGCGGCCACTGGTGGCACTGTGCAGACAACTGTGAACAACATAATCGATGAG GTTCTGGGATCTTGTGAGGTATTTGAGGAAAAGCAAGTTGGGAATGAGCGATTCAACATCTTTAGTGGATGCCCATCTGGTCAGACTGCTACAATTGTTCTTCGTGGTGGAGCGGATCAG TTCATAGAGGAGGCCGAACGAAGTTTACATGATGCAATTATGATAGTTAGAAGGGCTATGAGAAACTCCACTGTAGTTGCTGGGGGTGGTGCTATTGAT ATGGAGATAAGCCGATACTTGAGACAGCATGCTCGCACAATTGCTGGGAAGTCCCAGCTATTTATCAACTCTTATGCAAAAGCTCTTGAG ATCATTCCACGCCAACTGTGTGATAATGCTGGTTTTGATGCGACCGATGTGTTGAACAAACTGAGACAAAAACACGCCTTACCGTCTG ATGAAGGTGCACTGTATGGTGTGGACATCAATACTGGAGGAATTACTGATTCATTTGCCAACTTTGTGTGGGAGCCTGCAGTTGTGAAG ATAAATGCGATAAATGCAGCCACTGAAGCAGCATGCTTGATCTTAAGTGTTGATGAGACTGTGAAAAACCCCAAG TCCGAGAGTGCACAGGGAGATGCTGCTGCTAGCGCCATGGGAGGTCGAGGACGTGGTGGAGCTGCTTTCCGTGGTCGTGGCCGTGGAATGAGGAGGCGATAA
- the LOC140816820 gene encoding syntaxin-32-like has protein sequence MPLKSGNASIRDRTQEFLGIAERVKKSFASPNGPSSSGSKTEEQLSATATQSEFNRRASKIGLGIHQTSQKLSKLAKLAKRTSVFDDPSMEIQEITAVIKQDITSLNSAVVDLQLLSNSRNASGNISSDTTTHSTTVVDDLKNRLMSTTKEFKDVLTMRTENLKVHENRRQLFSSSASKNPTNPFARQRPLVTNPAANTSANPPLPWANGSQSSSQLFPKNQVDGDTRPLLQQQQNQQQQQMVPLQDSYMQSRAEALQNVESTIHELGNIFNQLATLVSQQGEIAIRIDENMDDTVANVEGAQGALLKYLNSISSNRWLMIKIFFVLIFFLMIFLFFVA, from the exons ATGCCGTTGAAGAGTGGGAATGCGTCGATTAGGGATCGGACGCAGGAGTTTTTGGGGATAGCGGAGAGGGTAAAGAAGTCATTCGCGTCACCGAATGGGCCGAGCAGCAGTGGGTCGAAGACCGAGGAACAGCTGTCTGCTACGGCTACGCAATCGGAATTCAATCGCAGAGCATCGAAAATTGGGTTAGGAATCCATCAGACCTCACAGAAGCTATCGAAGCTGGCAAAAT TGGCAAAGAGAACCTCAGTTTTTGACGATCCCTCAATGGAGATCCAGGAGATAACTGCTGTTATTAAGCAAGACATAACATCACTTAATTCTGCTGTAGTGGACCTCCAGCTTCTTAGTAATTCACGCAATGCAAGTGGGAATATATCCAGTGACACCACAACCCATTCTACCACAGTTGTTGATGATTTGAAAAATCGTTTAATGAGCACCACAAAGGAGTTCAAGGATGTTTTGACCATGCGTACAGAG AACTTGAAGGTTCATGAAAACAGAAGACAGTTGTTTTCTTCTTCTGCTTCCAAGAACCCCACAAACCCTTTTGCTCGCCAACGTCCTTTGGTCACGAACCCTGCTGCCAATACCTCAGCTAACCCTCCTCTTCCATGGGCTAATGGGTCACAATCTTCATCTCAATTGTTCCCCAA AAATCAAGTGGATGGGGACACTCGGCCACTACTGCAGCAGCAACAAAATCAGCAGCAACAGCAGATGGTTCCATTACAAGACAGCTACATGCAGAGTAGAGCTGAGGCTCTTCAAAATGTGGAATCTACCATCCACGAGCTTGGCAATATCTTCAATCAGTTGGCTACTTTGGTTTCTCAGCAAGGAGAGATTGCTATCAG GATTGACGAAAACATGGATGATACTGTGGCCAACGTGGAGGGAGCTCAAGGAGCTCTGCTGAAGTATCTCAATAGCATCTCATCAAATAGGTGGCTGATGATCAAGATATTCTTTGTATTGATTTTCTTTCTCATGATATTCCTATTTTTTGTCGCGTGA